A genome region from Myxococcota bacterium includes the following:
- a CDS encoding VOC family protein, whose translation MTKLDHIGIVTTNLEDSLKFFEKSLGLLCTHQEEMPERGIRVAFLPIGDTRIELIEPLHENSEVSGFLTKRGAGLHHLAFEGDTISPDLETIDGFKAGAHQSQVAFIHPKKTGGVLVELCVHEM comes from the coding sequence ATGACGAAGCTCGATCACATCGGGATTGTTACTACCAATCTCGAAGATAGTCTGAAATTTTTCGAAAAATCTTTGGGCCTTTTATGCACCCATCAAGAAGAGATGCCTGAGCGGGGCATCCGGGTGGCTTTTTTGCCCATTGGCGATACCCGCATCGAGTTAATTGAGCCTTTGCACGAAAATAGTGAAGTTTCAGGCTTTTTGACGAAACGCGGGGCCGGTTTGCACCATCTTGCCTTTGAAGGTGATACGATTTCACCAGATTTAGAAACCATTGATGGATTTAAGGCCGGAGCGCATCAAAGCCAAGTGGCTTTTATCCATCCTAAAAAAACCGGTGGCGTGCTGGTGGAGTTATGCGTGCATGAAATGTGA